A genome region from Dolichospermum compactum NIES-806 includes the following:
- a CDS encoding STAS/SEC14 domain-containing protein, which produces MPSINVEVQLSSEQLLKAVEQLTQPNLEQFVYQLVVLRTHKKAACLLKNEAQLFLPTHQDSIDNEKFIDKREIEILTNEEYQALLYLGEQIDKLQAQRIEYMAELAKIHETSPKTVKVFW; this is translated from the coding sequence ATGCCAAGCATAAACGTTGAAGTCCAATTATCTTCAGAACAACTGCTAAAAGCCGTTGAACAATTAACCCAACCAAATTTGGAGCAGTTTGTTTATCAACTTGTAGTTTTGCGTACTCATAAAAAAGCAGCTTGTTTGCTCAAGAATGAAGCACAATTATTTTTGCCGACACATCAAGATAGTATAGATAATGAAAAGTTCATAGATAAAAGAGAAATAGAAATATTAACAAATGAAGAATATCAAGCATTATTATATCTGGGAGAACAGATAGATAAACTACAAGCGCAACGTATAGAATACATGGCAGAACTAGCCAAAATACATGAGACATCTCCAAAAACTGTCAAAGTCTTTTGGTGA
- a CDS encoding phosphoglucomutase/phosphomannomutase family protein, whose translation MSNPSNSGKIKFGTDGWRGIIADDFTFPNVRKVTRAIASYLETAYSKDKPVLIAYDTRFLADEFARTSAAVLADLGWNVKITDRDCPTPVIAYNARLLNSAGALMFTASHNPAPYCGIKYIPDYAGPATPEITDTIVANIETASDELPSSNPSGSISTFDPKPDYLNFIYTLLDVEKIKSANLKVKYDALYSTSRGYLDEVLQHCGCQLESFHDWRDVLFGGGMPEPKGEQLVELVAAVKADHADLGLATDGDSDRFGIVDEQGNVLTPNTVLLVLARHLIKNKGKSGAIVRTVATTHLLDNFAAKYGLQIYETAVGFKYIGEKMRETAVLIGGEESGGLSIIGHIPEKDGVLADMLVAEAIAYEGKPLSQLVQEAITEADGPLYNNRLDLHLTEDHKVAVIDSYTQNPPSEVAGIKVKEVGRKDGIKLYLEEGSWVLLRPSGTEPLVRVYMETNSPEKLSQIAKFMEGEIAKLG comes from the coding sequence ATGAGTAACCCTAGCAATTCCGGTAAGATAAAGTTTGGTACTGATGGATGGCGCGGAATTATTGCCGATGATTTTACTTTTCCCAATGTACGGAAAGTAACGAGAGCGATCGCTAGTTATCTAGAAACTGCCTATAGTAAGGACAAACCTGTTTTAATTGCCTACGATACACGGTTTTTAGCTGACGAGTTCGCCCGGACATCTGCCGCAGTTTTGGCGGATTTGGGCTGGAATGTGAAAATTACTGATCGGGATTGTCCCACCCCAGTAATTGCCTACAATGCGCGTCTTCTCAATTCCGCAGGGGCTTTGATGTTTACTGCTAGTCATAATCCTGCACCCTATTGTGGGATTAAATATATTCCTGATTATGCAGGTCCTGCAACTCCAGAAATTACTGATACTATTGTCGCCAACATAGAAACAGCATCGGATGAGTTACCTAGCAGTAACCCCTCTGGTTCAATTTCTACTTTTGATCCCAAGCCCGATTATCTAAATTTTATCTACACCTTGTTGGATGTGGAAAAAATTAAAAGTGCGAATTTAAAGGTCAAGTATGATGCCCTTTATTCTACTTCACGGGGATATTTAGATGAAGTCTTGCAACACTGTGGTTGTCAATTAGAAAGTTTCCACGATTGGCGGGATGTGCTGTTTGGTGGTGGTATGCCTGAACCCAAAGGGGAACAGTTAGTTGAGTTGGTGGCAGCAGTGAAGGCTGATCATGCGGATTTGGGTTTGGCTACCGATGGTGATAGCGATCGCTTTGGTATTGTTGATGAACAAGGCAATGTTCTCACTCCCAATACAGTGCTGTTAGTTCTAGCACGGCATTTGATTAAAAACAAGGGTAAGAGCGGTGCAATTGTTAGGACTGTGGCAACTACGCATTTATTAGATAATTTTGCTGCTAAGTATGGCTTGCAAATTTATGAAACTGCGGTAGGTTTTAAATACATTGGCGAGAAAATGCGAGAAACCGCCGTCTTGATTGGTGGAGAAGAATCCGGTGGTTTGAGTATCATTGGGCATATTCCCGAAAAAGATGGGGTTTTAGCAGATATGCTAGTAGCTGAGGCGATCGCTTATGAAGGTAAGCCTTTAAGTCAGTTGGTACAAGAAGCTATAACTGAAGCTGATGGACCCTTGTATAACAATCGCTTGGATTTACACCTCACGGAAGATCACAAAGTCGCAGTGATTGATTCTTATACCCAAAATCCGCCCTCAGAAGTGGCAGGAATTAAGGTGAAAGAGGTGGGCAGGAAAGATGGTATTAAACTGTATTTAGAAGAGGGTAGCTGGGTGTTGCTGCGTCCTTCTGGGACAGAACCTTTGGTGAGAGTGTACATGGAAACCAACTCACCGGAAAAACTTAGTCAGATTGCTAAATTCATGGAAGGTGAAATTGCTAAGTTAGGTTAG
- a CDS encoding bestrophin family protein: protein MLEKRLPWFESALQIKGSVIAAIYKRVLLCGAFGVLISIFYHLKIPVSQPILGSVIPSIVLGLLLVFRTNTAYERFWEGRKCWGAIVNTIRNLARQIWVSIDEKEPEDKEHKIEALNLLVAFGIATKLHLRSEPINSDLEALMPDSKYITLKIINNPPLEIAFWISDYLQHQYNRNCINSYQLTSMQELLNILVDNLGSCERILRTPMPLAYAIHLKQLLLLYCFLLPFQIVQSLDWWTGLISALVSFTLLGIEAIGLEIENPFGYDENDLPLDAICTTMKQNIDDLISLTPTVHK from the coding sequence ATGTTAGAGAAAAGACTGCCCTGGTTTGAAAGTGCTTTACAAATAAAAGGATCAGTTATTGCAGCGATTTACAAACGGGTGCTTTTGTGTGGTGCTTTTGGAGTTTTAATTTCTATATTTTATCATCTGAAAATTCCCGTTTCTCAACCAATTTTAGGTAGTGTTATTCCCAGCATCGTTTTGGGTTTGTTATTAGTATTTCGTACTAATACAGCCTATGAACGTTTTTGGGAAGGGAGAAAATGCTGGGGGGCAATAGTCAATACTATCCGTAATTTAGCTCGACAAATTTGGGTATCTATTGATGAAAAAGAACCAGAAGATAAAGAGCATAAAATCGAGGCTTTAAACTTACTTGTGGCTTTTGGAATAGCGACAAAACTACATTTACGAAGTGAACCTATAAATAGTGATTTAGAAGCATTAATGCCAGATTCTAAATACATCACTCTGAAGATTATCAATAATCCGCCTTTAGAGATTGCCTTTTGGATTAGTGATTATTTACAACACCAATATAACCGTAATTGCATTAATAGTTATCAACTGACATCTATGCAGGAACTATTAAATATATTGGTAGATAATTTAGGTTCTTGTGAACGAATTTTAAGAACACCAATGCCCTTGGCTTATGCTATTCACCTCAAACAATTATTATTGCTGTATTGCTTCTTATTGCCATTTCAAATCGTCCAGAGTCTTGACTGGTGGACTGGGTTAATTTCTGCTTTGGTTAGCTTTACGTTGTTAGGCATTGAAGCCATTGGGTTAGAAATTGAAAATCCCTTTGGTTATGACGAAAATGATTTACCTTTAGACGCAATTTGCACAACTATGAAACAAAATATTGATGATTTAATCAGCTTAACTCCTACTGTGCATAAATAA
- the rnc gene encoding ribonuclease III, with the protein MSSVYPRRQRQLESLVQKFGLSINAPIKWQLLDLALTHPTVSDTANYEQLEFVGDAVVRLVAAEILWEHYADCSVGDFAAIRSVLVSDRILAQLAREYGLELYLLVAGSATADHVGQESRLADSFEAVLGALYLSTNNLNLIRPWLDPHFQQLTTEIRLDPARLNYKAALQEWTQAQFKVLPEYRVLEVSQPHRTHERFFAEVWLHEKMLGQGKGRSIKAAEQAAAKVAYLAISTPLKDE; encoded by the coding sequence ATGTCCAGCGTTTATCCCCGCCGTCAACGGCAGCTTGAAAGTTTAGTCCAAAAGTTCGGTTTGTCAATCAATGCACCGATAAAGTGGCAATTATTGGACTTGGCACTAACTCATCCTACTGTCTCTGATACTGCCAATTATGAACAGCTAGAGTTCGTTGGCGATGCGGTGGTACGCTTAGTAGCGGCTGAAATATTATGGGAACATTATGCTGATTGTTCAGTTGGTGATTTTGCGGCTATTCGTTCAGTCTTAGTGAGCGATCGCATTCTCGCCCAACTAGCAAGAGAATATGGTTTAGAATTATATTTACTAGTAGCCGGTAGCGCCACCGCTGATCATGTTGGTCAAGAATCACGATTAGCAGACTCCTTTGAAGCCGTTCTAGGGGCGCTGTACCTGAGTACCAACAATCTTAACCTGATTCGTCCTTGGTTAGATCCCCATTTCCAACAACTAACCACAGAAATTCGCCTCGATCCTGCTAGACTTAATTATAAAGCCGCCTTGCAAGAATGGACTCAAGCACAATTCAAAGTCCTCCCAGAATATCGAGTTTTAGAAGTCAGTCAACCCCACCGCACCCATGAACGCTTCTTTGCTGAAGTTTGGCTACATGAAAAAATGTTAGGACAAGGCAAAGGACGCTCCATTAAAGCCGCTGAACAAGCCGCCGCCAAAGTTGCCTATTTAGCAATTAGCACCCCACTAAAAGATGAGTAA
- a CDS encoding NAD-dependent epimerase/dehydratase family protein → MNIAIIGCGYVGCAVSKYWQSNSNFMLTATTTSPERIPTLETLAQRVIVTSGNNLENLKAVLKNQEIVLLSVGAKNADSYEETYVDTAKTLVSLLPQFPHIHQVIYTGSYSIYGDRNGVWVDEESPPAPANRNSQLLRKTEDILLSANNENTRICILRLGGIYGLGRELEKIFGRAAGTTRPGNGEDITNWIHLDDIVNTIEFAREHRLQGIYNLVDDSHLTNKELLDNVMTKNNLPKVIWDADNKNIRPYNAWVSNQKLKDAGYQFIHPQIIF, encoded by the coding sequence ATGAACATTGCAATTATTGGCTGTGGTTATGTAGGTTGTGCAGTTAGCAAATATTGGCAGTCAAACAGTAATTTTATGCTGACCGCAACTACCACTAGCCCAGAACGTATCCCTACCTTAGAAACATTAGCACAAAGAGTTATTGTCACATCAGGTAATAATCTAGAAAATTTGAAAGCCGTATTAAAAAATCAAGAAATTGTTTTATTAAGTGTTGGGGCAAAAAATGCAGATTCTTATGAAGAAACCTATGTAGATACTGCGAAAACTCTAGTTTCTCTCTTACCCCAATTTCCTCATATTCACCAAGTTATATATACAGGTAGTTATTCAATTTATGGAGATAGAAATGGTGTTTGGGTAGACGAAGAAAGCCCACCAGCACCAGCTAATCGCAATTCTCAACTACTCAGAAAAACAGAAGATATATTATTATCAGCAAACAATGAAAATACCCGCATTTGTATTTTACGGTTAGGTGGGATTTATGGACTGGGTAGAGAACTGGAAAAAATCTTTGGTAGAGCCGCAGGAACAACTCGTCCCGGAAATGGAGAAGATATCACCAATTGGATTCATCTTGATGATATTGTTAACACCATAGAATTTGCTCGTGAGCATCGCTTACAAGGCATTTATAATCTTGTAGATGATAGTCATCTCACAAATAAAGAATTACTTGATAATGTGATGACAAAAAACAATTTACCTAAAGTTATTTGGGATGCAGATAATAAAAACATCCGCCCATATAATGCCTGGGTATCCAATCAAAAGCTTAAAGATGCTGGATATCAATTCATTCACCCGCAAATAATTTTTTAG
- a CDS encoding pentapeptide repeat-containing protein has translation MTSSELERYYRILELEPGATLEQINQAYKDLVFVWHPDRLPKDNLRLQNKAQEKLKLFNEARDKLRSLRDKQPTSSYSSPPQADKPSSRYSYPPHTTYQQPKPNSDLSGKDFSRANLSNRDLSGRNLSYANLSGSNLSDTFMHKVILRGADLSEANLFRANLLLADLRDANLRSANLIGADLSGADLRGADLTGARIRSGDRLLVKLIGAKLAGAIMPDGIIHT, from the coding sequence ATGACGAGCAGCGAACTGGAGCGATACTACAGAATCTTAGAATTAGAGCCAGGGGCTACACTTGAACAAATAAACCAGGCTTATAAAGATTTAGTGTTTGTTTGGCATCCAGACCGTCTCCCCAAAGACAATCTGCGCTTACAAAACAAAGCCCAGGAAAAGCTGAAATTATTTAATGAAGCTCGTGATAAACTGCGCTCTTTACGGGATAAACAGCCCACCTCATCTTATTCTTCGCCACCTCAAGCCGATAAACCATCATCTAGATACTCCTATCCACCACACACAACTTATCAACAACCAAAGCCAAATTCAGATTTAAGCGGTAAAGATTTTAGTCGCGCTAATTTGAGTAACCGGGATTTATCAGGCAGAAACTTGAGCTATGCAAATTTAAGTGGGTCTAATCTTAGTGATACCTTTATGCACAAGGTGATTCTCCGAGGTGCGGATTTATCAGAAGCCAATTTATTTAGGGCTAACTTACTTTTAGCAGATTTAAGAGATGCCAATTTACGCTCGGCGAATTTGATTGGTGCGGATCTTAGCGGTGCTGATTTGCGGGGCGCTGATTTGACAGGAGCGAGAATTCGTTCAGGCGATCGCCTGCTGGTAAAATTGATTGGAGCTAAATTAGCTGGAGCCATTATGCCTGATGGTATAATTCATACCTGA
- a CDS encoding RNA recognition motif domain-containing protein — protein sequence MSIYVGNLSYEVTENDLSGVFAEYGTVKRVQLPTDRETGRKRGFAFVEMGTEAEETAAIEALDGAEWMGRSLKVNKAKPKEDRGGGGGRRDRY from the coding sequence ATGTCAATTTACGTCGGTAATTTATCCTATGAGGTTACAGAAAATGACCTAAGTGGGGTTTTCGCAGAATATGGAACTGTTAAGAGAGTTCAACTACCTACTGATCGGGAAACTGGTCGGAAAAGAGGTTTTGCCTTTGTAGAAATGGGAACAGAGGCAGAAGAAACAGCCGCGATTGAAGCACTTGACGGCGCTGAATGGATGGGACGTAGCTTGAAGGTTAACAAAGCTAAACCGAAAGAAGATCGTGGTGGTGGTGGTGGACGACGCGATCGCTACTAA
- a CDS encoding alpha/beta fold hydrolase → MSSSTISNGTTLPTQYYSWQNYRCAYEIHQPLNSPATGIPLLLIHPIGVGLSRQFWQQFCREWYDKNHQNYIYNPDLLGCGESDMPALAHTPINWAKQLQYFLQTVVKQPVIIVVQGALLPVAIELVKLEKNLIAGLVLSDPTSRPVITKNAPKWQQNLLWSIFTSPIGNAFFRYARTRKFLHSFSSEKLFALSENVDDEWLNTLISDAKNMNGRYAVFAFLARFWQRDYSHDIASIPHRTLLVVGEKARGISKESKPETPDERLAYYLNRLPQGQGVKIIGKNVMPYEYTQAFVEVVSPFIASISSAI, encoded by the coding sequence ATGTCATCATCTACAATTAGCAACGGAACAACATTGCCAACCCAGTATTATTCTTGGCAAAACTATCGTTGTGCTTACGAAATTCATCAACCTCTCAATTCTCCAGCAACAGGCATTCCTTTACTTTTAATTCATCCTATCGGTGTAGGTTTATCACGGCAATTTTGGCAACAATTTTGCCGAGAATGGTATGATAAAAATCACCAAAATTATATCTACAATCCCGACTTATTGGGATGTGGTGAAAGTGATATGCCAGCCTTAGCACATACACCAATTAACTGGGCAAAACAGCTACAATACTTTTTACAAACTGTAGTCAAACAACCCGTTATTATCGTAGTTCAAGGAGCTTTATTACCAGTTGCCATTGAATTAGTGAAACTGGAAAAAAACCTAATTGCTGGGTTAGTATTATCTGATCCTACCTCTCGTCCAGTTATTACTAAAAATGCCCCCAAGTGGCAACAGAACTTACTTTGGAGTATTTTTACATCTCCCATAGGTAATGCCTTTTTCCGCTATGCCCGTACCCGCAAATTTTTACATTCTTTCTCATCTGAAAAATTATTTGCTCTCAGTGAAAACGTTGATGATGAATGGTTAAACACTCTCATATCAGATGCTAAAAATATGAATGGGCGTTATGCTGTATTTGCTTTTTTAGCCAGATTTTGGCAAAGGGATTATAGTCATGATATTGCTTCAATTCCTCACCGTACATTATTAGTTGTCGGAGAAAAAGCTCGCGGCATTAGCAAAGAAAGTAAACCAGAAACTCCCGATGAAAGATTAGCATATTATTTGAATCGCTTACCTCAAGGTCAGGGAGTCAAAATCATTGGCAAGAATGTTATGCCCTATGAATATACTCAAGCATTTGTTGAGGTAGTATCACCATTTATAGCTTCTATTTCCAGTGCCATTTAA
- a CDS encoding PD-(D/E)XK nuclease family protein, with protein sequence MSTPDRPFVSYHLWSLFAPSRGQEHWHCQMRRGFIKARQHEPQVKALLATATPHQRIGILAQKGVYEFHRHLHWLTQVDGVEKVARLLGLSQTHETVKYRVLQILRKYQNAPLLLGKRILELTSGDEGFPKPIVIEKQDYCFRLYAAMDCIFIESDSTLHILDFKTGRSAFDHRQALVYLLAARYLYPGKPAVASFYNLEVGKKSELITISNSEFKALESELANIAQQHQEDLQQYEAKNSNFSQIFPPNPGNHCRFCAFSSICEFADLKLPKSYSMPITKSHPSPTSS encoded by the coding sequence ATGTCAACCCCCGATAGACCCTTTGTTAGTTACCACCTTTGGTCTTTATTTGCCCCCAGCCGGGGACAGGAACATTGGCATTGCCAAATGAGAAGAGGATTTATTAAAGCGCGACAACATGAACCACAAGTTAAGGCTTTATTGGCAACAGCCACACCACACCAGCGCATTGGCATTCTTGCCCAAAAAGGTGTGTATGAGTTTCATCGTCATCTTCATTGGTTAACTCAGGTTGATGGTGTGGAAAAAGTGGCGAGGTTATTGGGATTGAGTCAAACTCATGAAACAGTTAAATATCGGGTATTACAAATTTTAAGAAAATATCAAAATGCCCCTTTATTATTAGGTAAGAGGATTCTGGAATTAACTTCCGGTGATGAAGGTTTTCCTAAACCGATTGTGATTGAAAAACAAGATTATTGCTTTCGTTTATATGCCGCTATGGACTGTATATTTATTGAGTCTGATAGCACCTTACATATTTTAGATTTTAAAACTGGTAGATCGGCCTTTGACCACAGACAAGCATTAGTTTATTTACTTGCAGCCCGTTATCTTTATCCTGGCAAACCCGCAGTTGCCTCTTTTTATAATTTGGAAGTTGGCAAAAAATCGGAATTAATTACTATTAGTAATAGTGAGTTTAAAGCTTTAGAATCTGAGTTAGCAAATATTGCCCAACAACATCAAGAAGATTTACAACAATATGAAGCTAAAAATAGCAACTTCAGTCAAATATTTCCCCCGAATCCCGGAAACCATTGTCGTTTTTGTGCTTTTAGTTCTATCTGTGAATTCGCTGATTTAAAACTACCAAAATCTTATTCGATGCCAATTACAAAATCTCACCCTTCTCCTACATCTTCTTAA
- a CDS encoding APC family permease — MSFYPQIKQFFLGKSLPTSAHSEERLSNAAALAVLSSDALFSVAYATEEILLILVAAGSGALGLSLPIAIAIIALLGIVVLSYRQTIRAYPNSGGSYIVARENLGLYPGLVAGGSLMIDYILTVTVSISAGTAALTSAIPGLQSHTVLLCLIFIFLLMLVNLRGVKESGQLFMMPTFAFIVSIFLLIGIGLFKYGTGQVPAEYPNLPTTEGISLFFILRAFSAGCTALTGVEAISDGVLAFKAPEWKNARLTLLYLGVILGFMFVGITYLANIYHIVPEEGQTVVSLLGRVILGTGPVYYFLQIVTLLVLMLAANTSYADFPRLCYFLARDGFLPRQLSLLGDRLVYSNGIILLRRKPNFWRCLLNN, encoded by the coding sequence ATGTCCTTCTACCCTCAAATTAAGCAATTTTTCCTCGGTAAATCCTTACCAACGAGCGCCCATAGCGAAGAACGATTGAGCAACGCGGCAGCTTTGGCGGTTCTTTCTTCTGATGCTCTTTTCTCTGTGGCTTATGCAACAGAAGAGATTTTGCTCATTTTAGTGGCAGCAGGAAGTGGCGCTCTCGGCTTGTCTCTACCCATTGCGATCGCAATTATCGCCCTTTTAGGCATAGTTGTTCTTTCCTATCGGCAAACCATTCGCGCCTATCCTAATAGTGGTGGTTCTTACATTGTCGCTAGAGAAAATCTGGGTCTTTATCCAGGACTCGTGGCTGGTGGTTCGCTGATGATTGACTATATTTTGACTGTCACTGTCAGTATATCTGCGGGGACGGCGGCTTTAACATCAGCGATTCCTGGACTCCAATCTCACACTGTGCTGCTGTGTTTGATTTTCATTTTCTTATTAATGCTGGTAAATCTCAGAGGTGTCAAGGAATCAGGGCAGTTATTTATGATGCCGACCTTTGCCTTTATTGTGAGTATTTTTCTATTAATTGGCATTGGGCTGTTTAAATATGGAACTGGGCAAGTTCCGGCTGAATATCCTAATCTTCCTACTACGGAAGGAATAAGTTTGTTCTTCATCTTACGGGCTTTTTCCGCAGGATGTACGGCATTGACGGGGGTGGAAGCAATATCTGATGGAGTATTAGCTTTTAAAGCCCCAGAATGGAAAAATGCTCGGCTCACGCTGTTGTATTTAGGGGTGATTTTGGGATTTATGTTTGTGGGTATCACTTACTTAGCGAACATTTATCATATTGTTCCCGAAGAAGGACAAACAGTAGTTTCCCTCTTGGGTAGAGTAATTTTGGGGACAGGACCTGTTTACTATTTTCTGCAAATTGTTACCCTGTTGGTTTTGATGTTAGCTGCCAATACCAGTTACGCGGATTTTCCGAGACTGTGTTATTTTCTGGCACGAGATGGATTTTTACCCCGTCAGTTGTCCCTATTGGGCGATCGCTTGGTCTACTCCAATGGTATTATTCTCCTCAGACGAAAACCTAATTTCTGGAGATGTCTATTGAATAACTGA